Proteins encoded by one window of Chryseobacterium sp. POL2:
- the rimP gene encoding ribosome assembly cofactor RimP: MSFREKVEALVASYLEEREDLFLVDLKISADDQITIIIDGDQGVNLQDCLDVSRAVEFNLDREEHDFGLQVMSPGLSEPLTLVRQFRKNLGRELDVLLTTDEKIQGELIMVDDESITLMLRYRRPKLIGKGKEDVEEEKVISLADIKKALVVIKF; encoded by the coding sequence ATGAGTTTTAGAGAGAAAGTAGAAGCTTTGGTGGCTTCTTATTTAGAGGAGAGAGAGGATTTGTTTTTGGTTGATCTTAAGATTTCGGCAGATGACCAAATAACAATTATTATCGATGGAGATCAAGGGGTTAATTTACAAGATTGCTTGGATGTTAGTCGCGCTGTCGAGTTTAATCTTGATCGCGAAGAGCATGATTTTGGGCTTCAGGTGATGTCTCCAGGCTTGTCGGAGCCATTGACTTTGGTGAGACAATTCAGAAAAAATCTAGGAAGAGAATTGGATGTTCTTCTGACTACAGATGAAAAAATCCAAGGAGAGTTGATAATGGTTGATGATGAGTCAATCACTTTGATGTTGAGATATCGCCGTCCAAAACTTATTGGAAAAGGTAAAGAAGATGTCGAAGAAGAAAAAGTAATAAGCCTTGCTGATATCAAAAAGGCTTTGGTGGTAATTAAATTTTAA
- the nusA gene encoding transcription termination factor NusA, whose protein sequence is MDNLALIEAFGDFKEVKNISKIDLMAIIEDSLKTLLRKRYDSDDHFDVIVNPDKGDFQIFLNKRIVEDEMSEDDDLEIEISEVRKIDSTFEVGEEYTQEIPVAKLGRRNILTLKQILATKIQEHFNAALYEQFRDRIGQLVVGEVHHIRHKHVIMLDDEGNEFILPKENQIPSDFFKKGDNVRAIVESVDFRGAKPQIIISRTSPKFLEQLLELEIPEIQDGTIILKKVVRIPGEKAKIAVDAYDDRIDPVGACVGVKGSRIHGVVRELRNENIDVIQWSKNPEILVKRALGNIIINKVEINEEANYALVYTPVEEISKVIGKQGQNIKLASWLTDFEIDVYREKQEDDDVELTEFTDEIEDWVIAEFKKVGLETARSVLDKDTEALLNLVDLEEETIQEVKEILRAELED, encoded by the coding sequence ATGGATAATTTAGCTTTAATTGAAGCATTTGGCGATTTTAAAGAAGTAAAAAATATTAGCAAAATTGATTTGATGGCAATCATAGAAGATTCTCTTAAAACACTTTTGAGAAAAAGATATGATTCTGACGATCATTTTGATGTTATTGTTAACCCTGATAAAGGCGATTTTCAAATTTTCTTGAATAAGAGAATTGTTGAAGATGAGATGTCAGAAGATGATGACTTAGAAATCGAAATTTCTGAAGTTAGAAAAATTGACTCAACTTTTGAAGTTGGTGAAGAATATACACAAGAAATTCCTGTGGCTAAATTAGGCCGTAGAAACATCTTGACGCTTAAGCAGATTTTAGCAACTAAAATTCAGGAGCATTTTAATGCAGCTTTGTACGAGCAATTCCGCGACAGGATTGGACAATTGGTAGTTGGAGAAGTTCACCATATTCGTCACAAACATGTTATCATGTTGGATGATGAAGGTAACGAGTTTATCCTGCCAAAAGAAAACCAAATCCCATCTGACTTCTTCAAAAAAGGTGACAATGTTCGTGCAATTGTTGAAAGTGTTGACTTTAGAGGGGCAAAACCACAGATTATCATTTCAAGAACTTCACCGAAGTTTTTAGAGCAATTATTAGAATTAGAAATTCCTGAAATCCAAGACGGAACCATCATACTTAAGAAAGTAGTGAGAATTCCAGGTGAAAAAGCGAAAATCGCGGTTGACGCATACGATGACAGAATTGATCCAGTAGGAGCTTGTGTAGGGGTAAAAGGTTCAAGAATACATGGTGTGGTTAGAGAATTGCGCAATGAGAATATCGACGTAATTCAATGGTCAAAAAATCCGGAAATTCTTGTTAAAAGAGCTTTAGGAAATATCATTATTAATAAAGTAGAAATCAACGAGGAAGCCAACTATGCATTGGTGTATACGCCCGTTGAGGAGATTTCTAAAGTCATTGGTAAACAAGGACAGAATATTAAACTAGCCTCTTGGTTGACAGATTTTGAAATTGATGTTTACAGAGAAAAACAAGAAGACGACGATGTAGAGTTGACAGAGTTTACTGACGAGATTGAAGATTGGGTGATTGCAGAATTCAAAAAAGTAGGATTAGAAACCGCTAGAAGTGTTTTAGATAAAGATACAGAAGCCTTGCTTAATCTTGTTGATTTGGAAGAAGAAACCATCCAAGAAGTTAAAGAAATTTTGAGAGCAGAACTAGAAGATTAA